In Pseudosulfitobacter pseudonitzschiae, the sequence CTGGGTGGCGGCGAAAGCCTGCTCGATCCTGTGACCGATGTGGTTGATGGCTTGCTGGGCGGCGGCGCTGGCGAGGGGCTGCTTGATCCCGTGACCGATGTGGTCGATGGCCTGCTGGGTGGCGGCGAAAGCCTGCTCGATCCTGTGACCGATGTGGTTGATGGCTTGCTGGGCGGCGGCGCTGGTGAGGGCCTGCTTGATCCCGTGACCGATGTGGTTGACGGCCTGCTGGGTGGCGGCGCAGGTGATGGCCTGCTTGATCCTGTGACCGATGTGGTTGATGGCTTGCTGGGCGGCGGCGCTGGCGAGGGTCTGCTTGATCCCGTGACCGATGTGGTTGACGGCCTGCTGGGTGGCGGCGAAAGCCTGCTCGATCCTGTGACCGATGTGGTTGATGGCTTGCTGGGCGGCGGCGCTGGCGAGGGGCTGCTTGATCCTGTGACCGACGTGGTCGACGGCCTTTTGGGCGGCGGCGCTGGCGAGGGGCTGCTCGACCCTGTGACCGATGTGGTCGATGGCCTTCTGGGCGGCGGCGCTGGCGAGGGGCTGCTTGATCCCGTGACCGATGTGGTCGATGGCCTTCTGGGCGGCGGCGCTGGCGAGGGTCTGCTCGACCCCGTAACCGACGTGGTTGACGGCCTTCTGGGCGGCGGCGCAGGTGATGGCCTGCTTGACCCTGTGACCGACGTGGTCGATGGCTTGCTGGGCGGCGGCGCTGGCGAGGGTCTGCTTGATCCCGTGACCGATGTGGTCGATGGCCTTCTGGGCGGCGGCGCTGGTGATGGCTTGCTCGATCCCGTGACCGATGTGGTCGATGGCCTTTTGGGCGGCGGCGCTGGTGAGGGCCTGCTCGATCCTGTGACCGATGTGGTTGATGGCTTGCTGGGCGGCGGCGCTGGTGATGGCCTGCTCGACCCCGTGACCGACGTGGTCGACGGCCTGCTGGGCGGCGGCGCTGGCGATGGCCTGCTTGATCCCGTGACCGATGTGGTTGACGGCCTGCTGGGTGGCGGCGAAAGCCTGCTCGATCCTGTGACCGATGTGGTTGATGGCTTGCTGGGCGGCGGCGCTGGTGATGGCCTGCTCGACCCCGTGACCGATGTGGTCGACGGCCTTTTGGGCGGCGGCGCTGGTGATGGCCTGCTTGATCCTGTGACCGACGTGGTCGACGGCCTTTTGGGCGGCGGCGCTGGCGAGGGGCTGCTCGACCCTGTGACCGATGTGGTTGACGGCCTGTTGGGTGGCGGCGAAAGCCTGCTCGATCCTGTGACCGATGTGGTCGATGGCCTTCTGGGCGGCGGCGCAGGTGATGGCCTGCTTGATCCTGTGACCGACGTGGTCGACGGCCTGTTGGGCGGCGGCGCTGGCGAGGGGCTGCTCGACCCTGTGACCGATGTGGTCGATGGCCTTCTGGGCGGCGGCGCTGGCGAGGGGCTGCTTGACCCTGTGACCGACGTGGTCGATGGCTTGCTGGGCGGCGGCGCTGGCGAGGGTCTGCTTGATCCCGTGACCGATGTGGTCGATGGCCTTCTGGGCGGCGGCGCTGGTGATGGCTTGCTCGATCCCGTGACCGATGTGGTCGATGGCCTTTTGGGCGGCGGCGCTGGTGAGGGCCTGCTCGATCCTGTGACCGATGTGGTTGATGGCTTGCTGGGCGGCGGCGCTGGTGATGGCCTGCTCGACCCCGTGACCGACGTGGTCGATGGCTTGCTGGGCGGCGGCGCTGGTGAGGGTCTGCTCGATCCCGTCACCGGTCTGGTCGATGGCCTTCTGGGCGGCGGCGCTGGTGATGGCCTGCTTGATCCCGTGACCGATGTGGTCGACGGCCTTCTGGGCGGCGGCGCTGGTGATGGCCTGCTTGACCCCGTGACCGATGTGGTTGACGGCCTGTTGGGCGGCGGCGCTGGTGAGGGTCTGCTTGACCCCGTGACCGATGTGGTTGACGGCCTGTTGGGTGGCGGCGCAGGTGATGGCCTGCTTGACCCTGTGACCGACGTGGTCGATGGCTTGCTGGGCGGCGGCGCTGGTGAGGGTCTGCTCGATCCCGTCACCGGTCTGGTCGATGGCCTTCTGGGCGGCGGCGCTGGTGATGGCCTGCTTGATCCCGTGACCGATGTGGTCGACGGCCTTCTGGGCGGCGGCGCTGGTGAGGGTCTGCTCGACCCTGTGACCGATGTGGTTGACGGCCTTCTGGGCGGCGGCGCTGGTGAGGGCCTGCTTGATCCCGTGACCGATGTGGTCGACGGCCTGCTAGGTGGCGGC encodes:
- a CDS encoding BapA prefix-like domain-containing protein is translated as MSDTRLVADTPKDIRIAATQDEIRNYAKSSDNLIINLNDGDKITVEDFFLKGPNGEVSRLLYADGTFTSVDGNVETLTSGGLGTGMDSGGTIAVAAGLAGLAGLAAASSGSDGALGETGATGETGATGETGATGETGATGETGATGETGATGETGATGETGATGETGATGETGATGETGATGETGATGETGATGETGATGETGATGETGATGETGATGETGATGETGATGETGATGETGATGETGATGDTGDSLLEPVTNLLDNVTDLLQDVVGLVDGLLGGDLLDPVTDVVDGLLGGGAGDGLLDPVTDVVDGLLGGGAGEGLLDPVTDVVDGLLGGGAGDGLLDPVTDVVDGLLGGGESLLDPVTDVVDGLLGGGAGEGLLDPVTDVVDGLLGGGESLLDPVTDVVDGLLGGGAGEGLLDPVTDVVDGLLGGGAGDGLLDPVTDVVDGLLGGGAGEGLLDPVTDVVDGLLGGGESLLDPVTDVVDGLLGGGAGEGLLDPVTDVVDGLLGGGAGEGLLDPVTDVVDGLLGGGAGEGLLDPVTDVVDGLLGGGAGEGLLDPVTDVVDGLLGGGAGDGLLDPVTDVVDGLLGGGAGEGLLDPVTDVVDGLLGGGAGDGLLDPVTDVVDGLLGGGAGEGLLDPVTDVVDGLLGGGAGDGLLDPVTDVVDGLLGGGAGDGLLDPVTDVVDGLLGGGESLLDPVTDVVDGLLGGGAGDGLLDPVTDVVDGLLGGGAGDGLLDPVTDVVDGLLGGGAGEGLLDPVTDVVDGLLGGGESLLDPVTDVVDGLLGGGAGDGLLDPVTDVVDGLLGGGAGEGLLDPVTDVVDGLLGGGAGEGLLDPVTDVVDGLLGGGAGEGLLDPVTDVVDGLLGGGAGDGLLDPVTDVVDGLLGGGAGEGLLDPVTDVVDGLLGGGAGDGLLDPVTDVVDGLLGGGAGEGLLDPVTGLVDGLLGGGAGDGLLDPVTDVVDGLLGGGAGDGLLDPVTDVVDGLLGGGAGEGLLDPVTDVVDGLLGGGAGDGLLDPVTDVVDGLLGGGAGEGLLDPVTGLVDGLLGGGAGDGLLDPVTDVVDGLLGGGAGEGLLDPVTDVVDGLLGGGAGEGLLDPVTDVVDGLLGGGAGEGLLDPVTGLVDGLLGGGAGDGLLDPVTDVVDGLLGGGAGEGLLDPVTDVVDGLLGGGAGEGLLDPVTDVVDGLLGGGAGDGLLDPVTDVVDGLLGGGGGTPLDPVTDLIGGLFDGFDTSFDDAA